Proteins found in one Cervus canadensis isolate Bull #8, Minnesota chromosome 24, ASM1932006v1, whole genome shotgun sequence genomic segment:
- the RPS6KA1 gene encoding ribosomal protein S6 kinase alpha-1 isoform X1, whose product MEQDPKPPRLRLWALLPWLPRKQRPRISQTSLPAPGPGPGPGPRQDSDEGVLKEISITHHVKAGSEKADPSHFELLKVLGQGSFGKVFLVRKVTRPDSGHLYAMKVLKKATLKVRDRVRTKMERDILADVNHPFVVKLHYAFQTEGKLYLILDFLRGGDLFTRLSKEVMFTEEDVKFYLAELALGLDHLHSLGIIYRDLKPENILLDEEGHIKLTDFGLSKEAIDHEKKAYSFCGTVEYMAPEVVNRQGHTHSADWWSYGVLMFEMLTGSLPFQGKDRKETMTLILKAKLGMPQFLSTEAQSLLRALFKRNPANRLGSGPDGAEEIKRHVFYSTIDWNKLYRREIKPPFKPAVAQPDDTFYFDTEFTSRTPKDSPGIPPSAGAHQLFRGFSFVATGLMEDDGKPRATQTPLHAVVQQLHGKNLVFSDGYVVKETIGVGSYSECKRCVHKATNMEYAVKVIDKSKRDPSEEIEILLRYGQHPNIITLKDVYDDGKHVYLVTELMRGGELLDKILRQKFFSEREASFVLHTISKTVEYLHSQGVVHRDLKPSNILYVDESGNPECLRICDFGFAKQLRAENGLLMTPCYTANFVAPEVLKRQGYDEGCDIWSLGILLYTMLAGYTPFANGPSDTPEEILTRIGSGKFTLSGGNWNTVSDTAKDLVSKMLHVDPHQRLTAKQVLQHPWITQKDKLPQSQLSHQDLQLVKGAMAATYSALNSSKPTPQLKPIESSILAQRRVRKLPSTTL is encoded by the exons ATGGAACAGGATCCCAAGCCGCCCCGTCTGCGGCTCTGGGCCCTGCTCCCCTGGCTGCCCAGGAAGCAGCGGCCCAGGATCAGCCAgacctccctgcctgcccccggccctggccctggccctggccccaggCAGGACTCG GATGAGGGCGTTCTCAAGGAGATCTCCATTACGCACCATGTCAAGGCTGGCTCGGAGAAGGCCGACCCATCCCATTTTGAGCTCCTCAaggtcctgggccagggatccTTTGGCAAA GTCTTCCTGGTACGAAAGGTCACCCGACCTGACAGTGGGCACTTGTACGCCATGAAGGTACTAAAGAAGGCAACACTGAAAG TGCGTGACCGCGTTCGGACCAAAATGGAGAGAGACATCCTGGCTGACGTAAACCACCCGTTTGTGGTGAAGCTGCACTACG CCTTCCAGACCGAGGGCAAGCTCTACCTTATCCTGGACTTTCTGCGCGGCGGGGACCTCTTCACCCGGCTCTCTAAAGAG GTTATGTTCACGGAAGAGGATGTGAAGTTTTACCTGGCCGAGCTGGCATTGGGCCTGGACCACCTGCACAGTCTAGGCATCATTTACAGAGACCTGAAGCCTGAGAA CATCCTTCTGGATGAGGAAGGCCACATCAAACTCACTG ACTTCGGCTTGAGCAAGGAGGCCATCGACCATGAGAAGAAGGCCTATTCCTTCTGTGGAACGGTGGAGTACATGGCCCCCGAGGTCGTCAACCGCCAGGGCCACACCCACAGTGCAGACTGGTGGTCCTATGGGGTGCTGATG TTTGAGATGTTGACGGGCTCCCTGCCCTTCCAGGGGAAGGACCGGAAGGAGACCATGACACTGATTCTGAA GGCGAAGCTAGGCATGCCCCAGTTTCTAAGCACGGAAGCCCAGAGCCTCCTGCGGGCCCTGTTCAAGCGGAATCCTGCCAACCGGCTCG GCTCCGGCCCTGACGGGGCAGAGGAAATCAAGCGGCATGTCTTCTACTCCACCATTGACTGGAAT AAGCTGTACCGGCGTGAGATCAAGCCACCCTTCAAGCCGGCCGTGGCGCAACCCGATGACACCTTCTACTTTGACACTGAGTTCACATCCCGCACGCCCAAGG aCTCCCCAGGCATCCCCCCAAGTGCCGGTGCCCATCAGCTGTTCCGCGGCTTCAGCTTCGTGGCCACCGGCCTAATGGAGGACGACGGCAAGCCTCGGGCCACACAGACTCCCCTGCACGCGGTGGTACAG CAGCTACATGGGAAGAACCTGGTTTTTAGCGATGGCTACGTGGTAAAAGAGACAATTGGTGTGGGCTCCTACTCTGAGTGCAAGCGCTGTGTCCACAAGGCCACCAACATGGAGTATGCTGTCAAG GTCATTGACAAGAGCAAGCGAGACCCCTCAGAAGAGATTGAAATTCTTCTGCGGTACGGGCAGCACCCCAACATCATCACTCTGAAAGAT GTGTACGATGACGGCAAACACGTGTACCTGGTGACAGAGCTGATGCGGGGAGGGGAGCTGCTGGATAAGATCCTACGGCAGAAATTCTTCTCGGAACGTGAGGCCAGCTTCGTCCTGCACACCATCAGCAAGACCGTGGAATATCTGCACTCCCAGGGG GTCGTGCACAGGGACCTCAAGCCCAGCAACATCCTGTATGTGGACGAGTCTGGGAACCCCGAGTGCCTGCGCATCTGTGACTTTGGCTTTGCCAAGCAGCTGCGGGCTGAGAACGGGCTCCTCATGACACCTTGCTACACCGCCAACTTCGTGGCACCCGAG GTTCTGAAGCGCCAGGGCTATGATGAAGGCTGCGACATTTGGAGCCTGGGCATTCTGCTGTACACCATGCTGGCGGG ATACACTCCATTTGCCAACGGACCCAGTGACACACCAGAGGAAATCCTGACCCGGATTGGCAGTGGCAAGTTCACTCTCAGCGGGGGAAACTGGAACACGGTTTCAGACACAGCCAAG GACCTGGTGTCCAAGATGCTGCATGTGGACCCCCACCAGCGCCTCACAGCCAAGCAGGTCCTGCAGCACCCGTGGATCACCCAGAAAGACAAGCTTCCACAGAGCCAGCTGTCACACCAGGACCTGCAGCTTGTGAAG GGAGCCATGGCAGCTACCTACTCAGCGCTCAACAGCTCCAAGCCCACCCCTCAGCTGAAGCCCATCGAGTCGTCTATCTTGGCCCAGCGGCGGGTGAGGAAGCTGCCGTCCACCACCCTGTGA
- the RPS6KA1 gene encoding ribosomal protein S6 kinase alpha-1 isoform X2, producing the protein MEQDPKPPRLRLWALLPWLPRKQRPRISQTSLPAPGPGPGPGPRQDSDEGVLKEISITHHVKAGSEKADPSHFELLKVLGQGSFGKVFLVRKVTRPDSGHLYAMKVLKKATLKVRDRVRTKMERDILADVNHPFVVKLHYAFQTEGKLYLILDFLRGGDLFTRLSKEVMFTEEDVKFYLAELALGLDHLHSLGIIYRDLKPENILLDEEGHIKLTDFGLSKEAIDHEKKAYSFCGTVEYMAPEVVNRQGHTHSADWWSYGVLMFEMLTGSLPFQGKDRKETMTLILKAKLGMPQFLSTEAQSLLRALFKRNPANRLGSGPDGAEEIKRHVFYSTIDWNKLYRREIKPPFKPAVAQPDDTFYFDTEFTSRTPKDSPGIPPSAGAHQLFRGFSFVATGLMEDDGKPRATQTPLHAVVQLHGKNLVFSDGYVVKETIGVGSYSECKRCVHKATNMEYAVKVIDKSKRDPSEEIEILLRYGQHPNIITLKDVYDDGKHVYLVTELMRGGELLDKILRQKFFSEREASFVLHTISKTVEYLHSQGVVHRDLKPSNILYVDESGNPECLRICDFGFAKQLRAENGLLMTPCYTANFVAPEVLKRQGYDEGCDIWSLGILLYTMLAGYTPFANGPSDTPEEILTRIGSGKFTLSGGNWNTVSDTAKDLVSKMLHVDPHQRLTAKQVLQHPWITQKDKLPQSQLSHQDLQLVKGAMAATYSALNSSKPTPQLKPIESSILAQRRVRKLPSTTL; encoded by the exons ATGGAACAGGATCCCAAGCCGCCCCGTCTGCGGCTCTGGGCCCTGCTCCCCTGGCTGCCCAGGAAGCAGCGGCCCAGGATCAGCCAgacctccctgcctgcccccggccctggccctggccctggccccaggCAGGACTCG GATGAGGGCGTTCTCAAGGAGATCTCCATTACGCACCATGTCAAGGCTGGCTCGGAGAAGGCCGACCCATCCCATTTTGAGCTCCTCAaggtcctgggccagggatccTTTGGCAAA GTCTTCCTGGTACGAAAGGTCACCCGACCTGACAGTGGGCACTTGTACGCCATGAAGGTACTAAAGAAGGCAACACTGAAAG TGCGTGACCGCGTTCGGACCAAAATGGAGAGAGACATCCTGGCTGACGTAAACCACCCGTTTGTGGTGAAGCTGCACTACG CCTTCCAGACCGAGGGCAAGCTCTACCTTATCCTGGACTTTCTGCGCGGCGGGGACCTCTTCACCCGGCTCTCTAAAGAG GTTATGTTCACGGAAGAGGATGTGAAGTTTTACCTGGCCGAGCTGGCATTGGGCCTGGACCACCTGCACAGTCTAGGCATCATTTACAGAGACCTGAAGCCTGAGAA CATCCTTCTGGATGAGGAAGGCCACATCAAACTCACTG ACTTCGGCTTGAGCAAGGAGGCCATCGACCATGAGAAGAAGGCCTATTCCTTCTGTGGAACGGTGGAGTACATGGCCCCCGAGGTCGTCAACCGCCAGGGCCACACCCACAGTGCAGACTGGTGGTCCTATGGGGTGCTGATG TTTGAGATGTTGACGGGCTCCCTGCCCTTCCAGGGGAAGGACCGGAAGGAGACCATGACACTGATTCTGAA GGCGAAGCTAGGCATGCCCCAGTTTCTAAGCACGGAAGCCCAGAGCCTCCTGCGGGCCCTGTTCAAGCGGAATCCTGCCAACCGGCTCG GCTCCGGCCCTGACGGGGCAGAGGAAATCAAGCGGCATGTCTTCTACTCCACCATTGACTGGAAT AAGCTGTACCGGCGTGAGATCAAGCCACCCTTCAAGCCGGCCGTGGCGCAACCCGATGACACCTTCTACTTTGACACTGAGTTCACATCCCGCACGCCCAAGG aCTCCCCAGGCATCCCCCCAAGTGCCGGTGCCCATCAGCTGTTCCGCGGCTTCAGCTTCGTGGCCACCGGCCTAATGGAGGACGACGGCAAGCCTCGGGCCACACAGACTCCCCTGCACGCGGTGGTACAG CTACATGGGAAGAACCTGGTTTTTAGCGATGGCTACGTGGTAAAAGAGACAATTGGTGTGGGCTCCTACTCTGAGTGCAAGCGCTGTGTCCACAAGGCCACCAACATGGAGTATGCTGTCAAG GTCATTGACAAGAGCAAGCGAGACCCCTCAGAAGAGATTGAAATTCTTCTGCGGTACGGGCAGCACCCCAACATCATCACTCTGAAAGAT GTGTACGATGACGGCAAACACGTGTACCTGGTGACAGAGCTGATGCGGGGAGGGGAGCTGCTGGATAAGATCCTACGGCAGAAATTCTTCTCGGAACGTGAGGCCAGCTTCGTCCTGCACACCATCAGCAAGACCGTGGAATATCTGCACTCCCAGGGG GTCGTGCACAGGGACCTCAAGCCCAGCAACATCCTGTATGTGGACGAGTCTGGGAACCCCGAGTGCCTGCGCATCTGTGACTTTGGCTTTGCCAAGCAGCTGCGGGCTGAGAACGGGCTCCTCATGACACCTTGCTACACCGCCAACTTCGTGGCACCCGAG GTTCTGAAGCGCCAGGGCTATGATGAAGGCTGCGACATTTGGAGCCTGGGCATTCTGCTGTACACCATGCTGGCGGG ATACACTCCATTTGCCAACGGACCCAGTGACACACCAGAGGAAATCCTGACCCGGATTGGCAGTGGCAAGTTCACTCTCAGCGGGGGAAACTGGAACACGGTTTCAGACACAGCCAAG GACCTGGTGTCCAAGATGCTGCATGTGGACCCCCACCAGCGCCTCACAGCCAAGCAGGTCCTGCAGCACCCGTGGATCACCCAGAAAGACAAGCTTCCACAGAGCCAGCTGTCACACCAGGACCTGCAGCTTGTGAAG GGAGCCATGGCAGCTACCTACTCAGCGCTCAACAGCTCCAAGCCCACCCCTCAGCTGAAGCCCATCGAGTCGTCTATCTTGGCCCAGCGGCGGGTGAGGAAGCTGCCGTCCACCACCCTGTGA
- the RPS6KA1 gene encoding ribosomal protein S6 kinase alpha-1 isoform X4 yields MQTPADFPRVERDSRPCPRKDEGVLKEISITHHVKAGSEKADPSHFELLKVLGQGSFGKVFLVRKVTRPDSGHLYAMKVLKKATLKVRDRVRTKMERDILADVNHPFVVKLHYAFQTEGKLYLILDFLRGGDLFTRLSKEVMFTEEDVKFYLAELALGLDHLHSLGIIYRDLKPENILLDEEGHIKLTDFGLSKEAIDHEKKAYSFCGTVEYMAPEVVNRQGHTHSADWWSYGVLMFEMLTGSLPFQGKDRKETMTLILKAKLGMPQFLSTEAQSLLRALFKRNPANRLGSGPDGAEEIKRHVFYSTIDWNKLYRREIKPPFKPAVAQPDDTFYFDTEFTSRTPKDSPGIPPSAGAHQLFRGFSFVATGLMEDDGKPRATQTPLHAVVQQLHGKNLVFSDGYVVKETIGVGSYSECKRCVHKATNMEYAVKVIDKSKRDPSEEIEILLRYGQHPNIITLKDVYDDGKHVYLVTELMRGGELLDKILRQKFFSEREASFVLHTISKTVEYLHSQGVVHRDLKPSNILYVDESGNPECLRICDFGFAKQLRAENGLLMTPCYTANFVAPEVLKRQGYDEGCDIWSLGILLYTMLAGYTPFANGPSDTPEEILTRIGSGKFTLSGGNWNTVSDTAKDLVSKMLHVDPHQRLTAKQVLQHPWITQKDKLPQSQLSHQDLQLVKGAMAATYSALNSSKPTPQLKPIESSILAQRRVRKLPSTTL; encoded by the exons GATGAGGGCGTTCTCAAGGAGATCTCCATTACGCACCATGTCAAGGCTGGCTCGGAGAAGGCCGACCCATCCCATTTTGAGCTCCTCAaggtcctgggccagggatccTTTGGCAAA GTCTTCCTGGTACGAAAGGTCACCCGACCTGACAGTGGGCACTTGTACGCCATGAAGGTACTAAAGAAGGCAACACTGAAAG TGCGTGACCGCGTTCGGACCAAAATGGAGAGAGACATCCTGGCTGACGTAAACCACCCGTTTGTGGTGAAGCTGCACTACG CCTTCCAGACCGAGGGCAAGCTCTACCTTATCCTGGACTTTCTGCGCGGCGGGGACCTCTTCACCCGGCTCTCTAAAGAG GTTATGTTCACGGAAGAGGATGTGAAGTTTTACCTGGCCGAGCTGGCATTGGGCCTGGACCACCTGCACAGTCTAGGCATCATTTACAGAGACCTGAAGCCTGAGAA CATCCTTCTGGATGAGGAAGGCCACATCAAACTCACTG ACTTCGGCTTGAGCAAGGAGGCCATCGACCATGAGAAGAAGGCCTATTCCTTCTGTGGAACGGTGGAGTACATGGCCCCCGAGGTCGTCAACCGCCAGGGCCACACCCACAGTGCAGACTGGTGGTCCTATGGGGTGCTGATG TTTGAGATGTTGACGGGCTCCCTGCCCTTCCAGGGGAAGGACCGGAAGGAGACCATGACACTGATTCTGAA GGCGAAGCTAGGCATGCCCCAGTTTCTAAGCACGGAAGCCCAGAGCCTCCTGCGGGCCCTGTTCAAGCGGAATCCTGCCAACCGGCTCG GCTCCGGCCCTGACGGGGCAGAGGAAATCAAGCGGCATGTCTTCTACTCCACCATTGACTGGAAT AAGCTGTACCGGCGTGAGATCAAGCCACCCTTCAAGCCGGCCGTGGCGCAACCCGATGACACCTTCTACTTTGACACTGAGTTCACATCCCGCACGCCCAAGG aCTCCCCAGGCATCCCCCCAAGTGCCGGTGCCCATCAGCTGTTCCGCGGCTTCAGCTTCGTGGCCACCGGCCTAATGGAGGACGACGGCAAGCCTCGGGCCACACAGACTCCCCTGCACGCGGTGGTACAG CAGCTACATGGGAAGAACCTGGTTTTTAGCGATGGCTACGTGGTAAAAGAGACAATTGGTGTGGGCTCCTACTCTGAGTGCAAGCGCTGTGTCCACAAGGCCACCAACATGGAGTATGCTGTCAAG GTCATTGACAAGAGCAAGCGAGACCCCTCAGAAGAGATTGAAATTCTTCTGCGGTACGGGCAGCACCCCAACATCATCACTCTGAAAGAT GTGTACGATGACGGCAAACACGTGTACCTGGTGACAGAGCTGATGCGGGGAGGGGAGCTGCTGGATAAGATCCTACGGCAGAAATTCTTCTCGGAACGTGAGGCCAGCTTCGTCCTGCACACCATCAGCAAGACCGTGGAATATCTGCACTCCCAGGGG GTCGTGCACAGGGACCTCAAGCCCAGCAACATCCTGTATGTGGACGAGTCTGGGAACCCCGAGTGCCTGCGCATCTGTGACTTTGGCTTTGCCAAGCAGCTGCGGGCTGAGAACGGGCTCCTCATGACACCTTGCTACACCGCCAACTTCGTGGCACCCGAG GTTCTGAAGCGCCAGGGCTATGATGAAGGCTGCGACATTTGGAGCCTGGGCATTCTGCTGTACACCATGCTGGCGGG ATACACTCCATTTGCCAACGGACCCAGTGACACACCAGAGGAAATCCTGACCCGGATTGGCAGTGGCAAGTTCACTCTCAGCGGGGGAAACTGGAACACGGTTTCAGACACAGCCAAG GACCTGGTGTCCAAGATGCTGCATGTGGACCCCCACCAGCGCCTCACAGCCAAGCAGGTCCTGCAGCACCCGTGGATCACCCAGAAAGACAAGCTTCCACAGAGCCAGCTGTCACACCAGGACCTGCAGCTTGTGAAG GGAGCCATGGCAGCTACCTACTCAGCGCTCAACAGCTCCAAGCCCACCCCTCAGCTGAAGCCCATCGAGTCGTCTATCTTGGCCCAGCGGCGGGTGAGGAAGCTGCCGTCCACCACCCTGTGA
- the RPS6KA1 gene encoding ribosomal protein S6 kinase alpha-1 isoform X3: protein MPLAQLKEPWPLMELVPLDPENGQASGEEAGLQPSKDEGVLKEISITHHVKAGSEKADPSHFELLKVLGQGSFGKVFLVRKVTRPDSGHLYAMKVLKKATLKVRDRVRTKMERDILADVNHPFVVKLHYAFQTEGKLYLILDFLRGGDLFTRLSKEVMFTEEDVKFYLAELALGLDHLHSLGIIYRDLKPENILLDEEGHIKLTDFGLSKEAIDHEKKAYSFCGTVEYMAPEVVNRQGHTHSADWWSYGVLMFEMLTGSLPFQGKDRKETMTLILKAKLGMPQFLSTEAQSLLRALFKRNPANRLGSGPDGAEEIKRHVFYSTIDWNKLYRREIKPPFKPAVAQPDDTFYFDTEFTSRTPKDSPGIPPSAGAHQLFRGFSFVATGLMEDDGKPRATQTPLHAVVQQLHGKNLVFSDGYVVKETIGVGSYSECKRCVHKATNMEYAVKVIDKSKRDPSEEIEILLRYGQHPNIITLKDVYDDGKHVYLVTELMRGGELLDKILRQKFFSEREASFVLHTISKTVEYLHSQGVVHRDLKPSNILYVDESGNPECLRICDFGFAKQLRAENGLLMTPCYTANFVAPEVLKRQGYDEGCDIWSLGILLYTMLAGYTPFANGPSDTPEEILTRIGSGKFTLSGGNWNTVSDTAKDLVSKMLHVDPHQRLTAKQVLQHPWITQKDKLPQSQLSHQDLQLVKGAMAATYSALNSSKPTPQLKPIESSILAQRRVRKLPSTTL from the exons GATGAGGGCGTTCTCAAGGAGATCTCCATTACGCACCATGTCAAGGCTGGCTCGGAGAAGGCCGACCCATCCCATTTTGAGCTCCTCAaggtcctgggccagggatccTTTGGCAAA GTCTTCCTGGTACGAAAGGTCACCCGACCTGACAGTGGGCACTTGTACGCCATGAAGGTACTAAAGAAGGCAACACTGAAAG TGCGTGACCGCGTTCGGACCAAAATGGAGAGAGACATCCTGGCTGACGTAAACCACCCGTTTGTGGTGAAGCTGCACTACG CCTTCCAGACCGAGGGCAAGCTCTACCTTATCCTGGACTTTCTGCGCGGCGGGGACCTCTTCACCCGGCTCTCTAAAGAG GTTATGTTCACGGAAGAGGATGTGAAGTTTTACCTGGCCGAGCTGGCATTGGGCCTGGACCACCTGCACAGTCTAGGCATCATTTACAGAGACCTGAAGCCTGAGAA CATCCTTCTGGATGAGGAAGGCCACATCAAACTCACTG ACTTCGGCTTGAGCAAGGAGGCCATCGACCATGAGAAGAAGGCCTATTCCTTCTGTGGAACGGTGGAGTACATGGCCCCCGAGGTCGTCAACCGCCAGGGCCACACCCACAGTGCAGACTGGTGGTCCTATGGGGTGCTGATG TTTGAGATGTTGACGGGCTCCCTGCCCTTCCAGGGGAAGGACCGGAAGGAGACCATGACACTGATTCTGAA GGCGAAGCTAGGCATGCCCCAGTTTCTAAGCACGGAAGCCCAGAGCCTCCTGCGGGCCCTGTTCAAGCGGAATCCTGCCAACCGGCTCG GCTCCGGCCCTGACGGGGCAGAGGAAATCAAGCGGCATGTCTTCTACTCCACCATTGACTGGAAT AAGCTGTACCGGCGTGAGATCAAGCCACCCTTCAAGCCGGCCGTGGCGCAACCCGATGACACCTTCTACTTTGACACTGAGTTCACATCCCGCACGCCCAAGG aCTCCCCAGGCATCCCCCCAAGTGCCGGTGCCCATCAGCTGTTCCGCGGCTTCAGCTTCGTGGCCACCGGCCTAATGGAGGACGACGGCAAGCCTCGGGCCACACAGACTCCCCTGCACGCGGTGGTACAG CAGCTACATGGGAAGAACCTGGTTTTTAGCGATGGCTACGTGGTAAAAGAGACAATTGGTGTGGGCTCCTACTCTGAGTGCAAGCGCTGTGTCCACAAGGCCACCAACATGGAGTATGCTGTCAAG GTCATTGACAAGAGCAAGCGAGACCCCTCAGAAGAGATTGAAATTCTTCTGCGGTACGGGCAGCACCCCAACATCATCACTCTGAAAGAT GTGTACGATGACGGCAAACACGTGTACCTGGTGACAGAGCTGATGCGGGGAGGGGAGCTGCTGGATAAGATCCTACGGCAGAAATTCTTCTCGGAACGTGAGGCCAGCTTCGTCCTGCACACCATCAGCAAGACCGTGGAATATCTGCACTCCCAGGGG GTCGTGCACAGGGACCTCAAGCCCAGCAACATCCTGTATGTGGACGAGTCTGGGAACCCCGAGTGCCTGCGCATCTGTGACTTTGGCTTTGCCAAGCAGCTGCGGGCTGAGAACGGGCTCCTCATGACACCTTGCTACACCGCCAACTTCGTGGCACCCGAG GTTCTGAAGCGCCAGGGCTATGATGAAGGCTGCGACATTTGGAGCCTGGGCATTCTGCTGTACACCATGCTGGCGGG ATACACTCCATTTGCCAACGGACCCAGTGACACACCAGAGGAAATCCTGACCCGGATTGGCAGTGGCAAGTTCACTCTCAGCGGGGGAAACTGGAACACGGTTTCAGACACAGCCAAG GACCTGGTGTCCAAGATGCTGCATGTGGACCCCCACCAGCGCCTCACAGCCAAGCAGGTCCTGCAGCACCCGTGGATCACCCAGAAAGACAAGCTTCCACAGAGCCAGCTGTCACACCAGGACCTGCAGCTTGTGAAG GGAGCCATGGCAGCTACCTACTCAGCGCTCAACAGCTCCAAGCCCACCCCTCAGCTGAAGCCCATCGAGTCGTCTATCTTGGCCCAGCGGCGGGTGAGGAAGCTGCCGTCCACCACCCTGTGA